The window CGAAGGTATCGGCGACCGATCCGTTTTGAGCAGCCGACTCAAAGATGCTTGCGGGAGCGTCGTAGGGCGCGTGCTCAAGGCAACTTGCCACAACCGACACGCATTGCGAAATGGCCCCACTTGACTTCCCAAACGGGTTTGCTTCAGCGAAGTCATAGCTCATAGGAATAGCTTGTTGCGGAATGCTCGGTGCAAGCGCATTGTCCTTAACCAACCACTTACAAAGTGACGATCCGTAAGTAGCCATCCGATCAATAGCAAAAGCTAAATAGGTCGCGACAGCCTGCGCGTATTCGCGGTCCCCTCCACAGTCGACTTCAACTTTCTTAGCTAAAGTCGGTATCAATCCAGTGAAGGTGGATAGGCACTTAAGTTGACGATTGGTAAACAAGCTTGCATACGTCTTCAGACCAAATTCAGGAGGAGAGAACCAGCGCGGGTTCTCCGGCATCTCCTGCATTGGAGACCATTCAGGCTGCGCGATCTCAGACGCCTTCATTTGCTCTTCGGTCGCCCCAAGATAAAGCCGCTTGCCCTTGCTCTCCACCACCATCGCGACGAGAAGCTCTCCAAGGCGCCCCGCGCGTCCCTCAGCTTTGACGTAGCTCTCAGGGATTGCTGACCCCGATACAAGGCACATGAAGTTCGAGCCCCGACCCGTCTTCAGTCCGGCTCGGATGCGCTTAGTTTCATCGTTCGAGGGTAGCCCACTCTTAATTTCGAAGTGATAGGCCTTGTCTGGTCCGTCACCGACCACAGGGTCGAGCCAGACCTGTCCTGCAGCCGACTTCTGCGACAGAAGATAGGTTGATAGCAGTGGAACCACCGCTCCACCTGCTGCAGGGTCTGGGGAGCGAACTGTTCGTGCCCAAATCCACGCAATTGTCTGGCCTTCCGAGCCATCAAAAAGCGTCGCAGCAGGATAGTGGTGTCCAATGAGCTTCTCAGCTTCGTCGCGCATCCACTGGCCGTAATAGCGGACGTCCTCCGCCAGCCCCTGCGCGCCCTTCCAGGCGCGGATCGCACCATTGGCCGCCTCAGCGCGCGCCTTGGGATTGACCGGCGGGCGGCCGGCGAACTTGGGCGGAATCTCCACTAGCGCCTTGCCGATGAGCACCGCCACCGGGTTCAGATCCGAGCCGTAGGCGCGCAGGCCTAGCCGCTGCGCCTCCAGCGGAATCGATCCGCCGCCCGAAAAGGGATCGTAGACCGGCGGCGCCTTAGTTTGGAGATAGTCGAGGATCGCCTCGCCGTCGCCCTTGGCCGGCGGCTCCTCACCTTTGCCCCAGGCGACCGAGCGCGCGATCTCCCAGCGCGCCTCGTTCAGAATCACCTCGTTATTCGAGGCCTCCCACGGCACCATGCGCTCGACCACCTTGTGCAGTCGCCGCCGCTCGGCGTCCTGCGCCTCCTCGGTCGGGAAGCGGTCGGGCCAGGATGAGGGATCGTCCACCAGCTGCGCGAACAGCACCGCCCGGCAGGCCGCAATGGGCCGCTGTGCCCAATATTTGTGAATCGACGTCGGATAGCCTTTCGGAGCTTTTTGCTTCCGACGCTGGGCCTCCACATTGATCGGCTCGAGCGGGATCGAAACTTCGATTAACTTCTTGCGGACGGTGGCGGTCACAGGCCGAACTCCGCACGAAGCGCGTCTGGCAACTGCACCAGGTCCGGCCCGTGCGGCAGCGCGTTCTTGCTCCACCCGCCTTTGACGGTCTGCAACGCGCTGATTGGCAGCTGCACAAGGTGTTTGAGCGGCACCGGCGCGACAATGGCGAACTCATCTAAGACGTTGGGCAACAACAGCCTACGCTCCTACTGAATGCGTGATGCCTGCATCGATAGCAGCTTGTCGATGCTGAAAACCACCGCGGTCTCGCCGAAGCCGAGCTCGCGTTGGAAGAAGCGCTGCACATAGACAGGCTGGTGCGCGAAGCCATTGGCGACGCTGACCAGCGCGAGGTGGAATGCGTCCGGCGCGTTCAATGAGGCGAGGATCTCGTTTTTGGTGACGATCACGTCGCGGGCGTCGGCGTGCCGGCCCTTGACCTCGATCAGGCGCAGCGGCCCGCCCGCGCCATCCCGGCTCTCAATGTCCCAGCCCTTCTTCTGCGCCGAGACGTCGACCGGCGAATGGCCGAGCGCGCGTTCGTGCGCCATCACCGCCTCCATCGCCGCGAGTTCGACCACGATGCGGGCGGCCGGGTCTTCGCAGACGAAGTTGTCAGCCGGCTTAGGCACCTGCGCCATGCGTGCGCAGAGCAGGCCGTTCGGGATGACCAGCGCCGCGCCTTTCAGCACCGGCGGCAAGGCTGTGATCTGGCGCTCGCGATCGAGTTCCTCCTGCCGCTTGTGCAGCCGCTCGACCAGGCGCTGGGCGGTCGCCTCGGCGTTGGAGGCGTTGATCCGCTGCTCCTTGCCGGCACGCTCTTCCTCGCGCAGCCGCGCGGCTCGTGCGTCCCAGTAATTGACCTCGCGTGTCAGCCGGGCCCGCACCTCGCGCTCGACCTTGTCGATCTCCGTCAGCCGGCGCCGCTTTACTTCGGCAAGGTGCTCCGGCACCAGGCTGGCGATGGCGTGACCGAGCGCGCGCTCTTCCACCGCACCCGCTAGCCAGGGTGCGTCGATCGCGTCGGCGACCGCGGCCCGCTCCTCCGCCGTGATCGGTCGGTAATCGAGGTAGGGCGCCGAGCCGCCATCGGCGGCCGAGCCATCGGGCCTCAGATGGATAAACTGCAACCGTTGCGAGATGACGCGCGGCTCGCCCGATCGCGCAACGCGGCCGTCACGCACCGCGTGTTCCAGGTAGACGAGCAGCTGTGGTTCCGTCCCGCTATCCGCGTCGTCGACCAGTACCGCGCCTTGACCTAACAACGGTCCGAAGCGTTCCAGCACCACGTCCACAGCCGCATCGAGCAGAGGATGGCCGGGCGCGAGCAGCTCCGCCTGCGGCTGGCCGACGATCAGCGCCTTCTCAAATGTGACCCGCGCGTAGCGGTCGAGCACCGGATCGCCGCGTCCGATCAGCCGGTCGCGCTCCTTCAGCACCGATGGGACGCGGGTGATCTCGAAGCGGCCCTTCTCGCGCTCGCTGATTCGGCCGCCCAGCAGCGTGAACGCCTCGCGGAAGAAACTGCCTATGAAGTGGGGCTGCAGCCGCCGAGCCTGCGCGCGCTCCATCTCCTCGCGGACGACAGCAACGGCCCGTGGGTCCATGCCCTCACTTGTCAGCTTGCGCTCGGCGACCAGCTGCTCGATCGCGCTGACATCAACAGCACCGTCTACCTTGCGGAAGAGCTCGGCCCGCTTCTCGGGACGGTCCCCGTAGCGGATTGCATCGACGAGCAAGTCGCGGAGAGCGTGAGCCTCGAACAACTCGCCGAGCACGTCGAAAACGCGGCCGCCGAGCGCCTCCCGCGCTTGGGCCAGCTTCTCTAGCAGGCGACCGTAGACCTCGCCCTCGCGGGTGTTGGACGCACAGAGGTTCCAGAGGTGGCAAACCTCGGTCTGCCCAATCCGGTGGATACGGCCGAACCGCTGCTCTAGCCGGTTCGGGTTCCAGGGAAGGTCGTAGTTGACCATCAGGTGCGCGCCGCGTTGCAGGTTCACACCCTCGCCGGCGGCGTCGTTGGCGATCATCACCCGCACAACTGGGTCGCTGTTGAAGGCTGCTATCGCCGCGCGGCGGGTTTCACGCGCGACGCCGCCGTGGATCACCACAACGGCCGCCGCCTCGCCGAACCGAGCGGTGATCTTGTTAGCTAGGTACTCCAGTGTGTCCTTGGGCTCGGTAAAGATCAGGATTTTGCGTCGGAGCCCGGTCGCCGGATCGACCATCATCGGCTCGTCGAGAATCGACTCAAGCTCCCGCCACTTGGCATCCTGGCCTGACAGCTTCAGACGCAGGGCACGCTCTTCCAGATCGCGCAGAATGACGATCTCGGCCTCGAGCTCCACCAGAGTCTGCGCAGCGGTGGCCGCGTCGACGATTGCTTCCTCTTCCGCTTCGGCTTCCTCCCCGGTGACCTCGTCCAGGTCGTCGGGGTTGTAAGCCGGTAGCGTCGGCGGGCGACTTAGCGGCGCCGATCCTGCGGCCCGGCCCATCCGCTCCTCGCGCAACCGCTCTTCGAGCCGCTTGCGCCGTCGTTCCAGCGATCGGTGGATCGCAGCCGGCGAGGAGGCGAGGCGCCGCTGTAGGATCTGCAGCGCGAAGCCGACGCTGTTGCGCCGCCCGCCATCACCGCTGCGATCAGCGCGGTTCATCTCCTCGCGGACATAGGTCGTCACAGCCGCATAAAGGTCCGCTTCGTCGGGCGAAAGCTCGTAATTGGCAGTGTACGCCAACCGCTCAGGGAAAAGCGGCGTGCCGTCGAATCGATAGAGCTCCTCCTTCGTCAGTCGCCTCATCATGTCCGAAACGTCGGCCTTATGGATGCCCTCGCGGAACCGTCCCTCGAAGCGGTCGGCGTCGAGCAGGCCCATGAACAACTGGAAGTCTGCTTCCTTGCCGTTATGCGGCGTCGCAGACATCAGCAGCAGGTTGCG of the Acuticoccus sediminis genome contains:
- a CDS encoding protein NO VEIN domain-containing protein, with product MKLFDDLKPGARLKGLTPTGVAEVVQVSRFGADALNLVFRVDGRVGERLLYRGEETGLEFIEAGRAYAFDADGGLLRLASEANRIRLAHLFDPYLAVSASQIEALPHQITAVYAEMLQRQPLRFLLADDPGAGKTVMAGLLVKELMIRGDVERCLIVAPGGLVEQWQEEMAEKFGLGFDLLTRDQIESSITGNPFVERNRLIMRLDMAARSDELKAKLQAAPDWDLIICDEAHRMAASYFGGEVKETQRHKLGKLLGTRTRNLLLMSATPHNGKEADFQLFMGLLDADRFEGRFREGIHKADVSDMMRRLTKEELYRFDGTPLFPERLAYTANYELSPDEADLYAAVTTYVREEMNRADRSGDGGRRNSVGFALQILQRRLASSPAAIHRSLERRRKRLEERLREERMGRAAGSAPLSRPPTLPAYNPDDLDEVTGEEAEAEEEAIVDAATAAQTLVELEAEIVILRDLEERALRLKLSGQDAKWRELESILDEPMMVDPATGLRRKILIFTEPKDTLEYLANKITARFGEAAAVVVIHGGVARETRRAAIAAFNSDPVVRVMIANDAAGEGVNLQRGAHLMVNYDLPWNPNRLEQRFGRIHRIGQTEVCHLWNLCASNTREGEVYGRLLEKLAQAREALGGRVFDVLGELFEAHALRDLLVDAIRYGDRPEKRAELFRKVDGAVDVSAIEQLVAERKLTSEGMDPRAVAVVREEMERAQARRLQPHFIGSFFREAFTLLGGRISEREKGRFEITRVPSVLKERDRLIGRGDPVLDRYARVTFEKALIVGQPQAELLAPGHPLLDAAVDVVLERFGPLLGQGAVLVDDADSGTEPQLLVYLEHAVRDGRVARSGEPRVISQRLQFIHLRPDGSAADGGSAPYLDYRPITAEERAAVADAIDAPWLAGAVEERALGHAIASLVPEHLAEVKRRRLTEIDKVEREVRARLTREVNYWDARAARLREEERAGKEQRINASNAEATAQRLVERLHKRQEELDRERQITALPPVLKGAALVIPNGLLCARMAQVPKPADNFVCEDPAARIVVELAAMEAVMAHERALGHSPVDVSAQKKGWDIESRDGAGGPLRLIEVKGRHADARDVIVTKNEILASLNAPDAFHLALVSVANGFAHQPVYVQRFFQRELGFGETAVVFSIDKLLSMQASRIQ
- a CDS encoding DUF1156 domain-containing protein, whose amino-acid sequence is MTATVRKKLIEVSIPLEPINVEAQRRKQKAPKGYPTSIHKYWAQRPIAACRAVLFAQLVDDPSSWPDRFPTEEAQDAERRRLHKVVERMVPWEASNNEVILNEARWEIARSVAWGKGEEPPAKGDGEAILDYLQTKAPPVYDPFSGGGSIPLEAQRLGLRAYGSDLNPVAVLIGKALVEIPPKFAGRPPVNPKARAEAANGAIRAWKGAQGLAEDVRYYGQWMRDEAEKLIGHHYPAATLFDGSEGQTIAWIWARTVRSPDPAAGGAVVPLLSTYLLSQKSAAGQVWLDPVVGDGPDKAYHFEIKSGLPSNDETKRIRAGLKTGRGSNFMCLVSGSAIPESYVKAEGRAGRLGELLVAMVVESKGKRLYLGATEEQMKASEIAQPEWSPMQEMPENPRWFSPPEFGLKTYASLFTNRQLKCLSTFTGLIPTLAKKVEVDCGGDREYAQAVATYLAFAIDRMATYGSSLCKWLVKDNALAPSIPQQAIPMSYDFAEANPFGKSSGAISQCVSVVASCLEHAPYDAPASIFESAAQNGSVADTFVLATDPPYYDNIGYADISEFFYVWLSKSLKEIWPDHLRRLTTPKDNELVATPYRHGGVEAAERYFEAGIKAALSNLLMRSDTVWPVTIFYAFKQTEGNADGVSSRGWSSFLQGIIDGGSQIDGTWPLRTELTSALKNDINSLASSVALVCRKRDLNAPVITRADFIRALKREMPAAIDAIRKAGVGPVDMQQSVIGPGMGVFSRHAKVLEDDDSAMTVKTALALINRVWEEIENELDQAFDAETQVALAWFATYGFDARASGELIMLTTAKNTSDRALFASGVFKDMKGKAGLTPREELPSGWSPAGDKMLTTWECVQHTARVLNAPDGGGEAAAALVAQMGPKAEEARALAYRLFEIATNKGWAAEALVYNELAQEWTKLEDVAATLDAAGQAPGSDQTAFAF